ATCACCACCGGGGACGTCGATTCTGCCATCCACACAATCACCATCTTCGGAAGAGAACACCATCTGAAGATTGAGATGCTCCGGACACTGGTACCGACCATGGACGAAGCATTTCTCAGGCTTACAGGAGCTGACTCCGCATGAACCCGGAGAGTATCATCGAACAGGCAAAGCGGGCTTTTGCGATCACAAAGAAGGATATCCGGATCTACTATGCAAAAGGGCCGGTCGTGATCTTCGGCCTCTTCATGCCGCTCTTCCTCTTCCTCGCATTCGCAGCCGGAAACCGGGGATTGTCAATGCCGTTTCTCATCTCGGGCCTGTTGGCGATGACCGTCTTCTTCACGGCAACCGCTGTCTCCCCGGTGATCCAGCCCTGGGAGGCGCAGGCACGGACCCTTGAGAGGCTCATCGCCTGCCCCGTCACGATGAAGACCCTGATCGCAGGTGATATGTTCGCCTCCGTCCTCTTTGGGATCGGGATCGCCGTCGTCCCGATTGGGATCGGGGCGATCCTCGGGATCATCCCCCTCCACCCCTTCATCCTCGCCGCCGGGATCATCCTCGCCTCGATCTGCTTCTCGGCGCTCGGGCTCCTCCTCTCGACACCGGCGACGAATGTGCCGTCAAACATCATGATGCTCTCCTCCCTCCTGAAGTTCCCGCTCATCTTCATCAGCGGCGTCTTCATCCCGGTGGAGCAGCTCCCCTTTGCGGGACAGGTGCTTGCAGTCTGCTCCCCCCTCACCTACTTCACCGATATTGCCCGCTACTGCATCATGGGAACGAACACCTTCCCGTTGTTTGCTAACTTCGCTGCACTGGCGGTATTTTCTATCGTATTTACTCTGCTGGCGATCAGGCTGCATGCACGGACGGTGAGCAGGCGGATCTGAGCGATGCCGGAATACTGAAGAGAAAAAGAGAAGGAGGAGATTAGATCGGGATCTGCGTGAACCCGAGGTTTCCATACTGGCTGTTCAGATCTGCAAAGACCGGTTCTCCAAGGAAGAAGGTCATGATCTCTTCAGCCTTCTCCACAGGATCCACATCCTCAAACCGGTCGGGGTAGAGGACGTTCCCGACAAAGTACGCGTTTGCAAGGACCGTCTCGTAGTTTGTCATGTAGAAGTTGTAGGGGAGGACACCATAGACCCTGCCCTCCTTCACCGCAGTCAGTCCTTGTAATGCGGGATCATGCTTCAGCTGCCCGATTGCACCTTCATCATCTGTTGTCATGGTATTCACATCAATGAAGAGATACTCGGGATCCCAGTCCACCAACGCCTCTTTGGCAACATCGGCATGTGCAATACCAAGACCTCCGGCAACATTATCTGCATGCACCCAGAGGAACGGCGGGTACGCCGGTTCGGTCGAGATGATGCCATGGGTTCCGGCAAGGCTCACACCTCCGATATAGACCCGCTTCTGTTCAGCAGCAGGGATATCACCTGTGCGTGCCTCAAGATCCGCTATCGTCGCATCGATGTACGCGATCACCTCTTCGGCACGATCATCTTTTCCTATCGCCGTACCCATCACCCGGAGGGCGGTATGAATCTCGGCTTTTTCGGCATCATTTCTGAGAGAGCCATAGACAAATCCAACCACCGGCAGACCCGTCCTCGCCTTCAGATCGTCTACGTCAGCCATACCGGCGGCATATGAAGTTCCAGGCAGGAATCCCTTGAAGACGAGATCAGGGCCGATAGCAATGATCTTTTCAGGGTCGTCCCTTCCACGCAGCTCGCCAAAGAGTGGGAGCGTCATGAAATGATCGCGGTGGACCAGGGCATAGGGCCTCCCCTCGATCTCCCGGTAGTTCTTATCCTGACTGTCAACACCGACGACGAGATCCTCACCCTGCAGGTACACAAGGTACCGGAGGGTTCCCGATCCCGAACAGAGGACACTCTCAACAGGGGTTGCAAAGGTCACCGTCCGGCCGAAGCCATCCGTCACGGTCATCTCAGATCCAGAAGGCTTCTGATCAGCTCCGGGATCTGTTGTACATCCGGCAACTGCAAGGAGGGCGAGGAGCACCGCTCCGCAGAGGATGACACCAATTCGACTATTCATAGCACCACTTCGTATGAGGATGGGCGAGACGCTTACTTAAACACACCTGTTT
Above is a window of Methanocalculus alkaliphilus DNA encoding:
- a CDS encoding ABC transporter permease codes for the protein MNPESIIEQAKRAFAITKKDIRIYYAKGPVVIFGLFMPLFLFLAFAAGNRGLSMPFLISGLLAMTVFFTATAVSPVIQPWEAQARTLERLIACPVTMKTLIAGDMFASVLFGIGIAVVPIGIGAILGIIPLHPFILAAGIILASICFSALGLLLSTPATNVPSNIMMLSSLLKFPLIFISGVFIPVEQLPFAGQVLAVCSPLTYFTDIARYCIMGTNTFPLFANFAALAVFSIVFTLLAIRLHARTVSRRI
- a CDS encoding iron ABC transporter substrate-binding protein, whose amino-acid sequence is MNSRIGVILCGAVLLALLAVAGCTTDPGADQKPSGSEMTVTDGFGRTVTFATPVESVLCSGSGTLRYLVYLQGEDLVVGVDSQDKNYREIEGRPYALVHRDHFMTLPLFGELRGRDDPEKIIAIGPDLVFKGFLPGTSYAAGMADVDDLKARTGLPVVGFVYGSLRNDAEKAEIHTALRVMGTAIGKDDRAEEVIAYIDATIADLEARTGDIPAAEQKRVYIGGVSLAGTHGIISTEPAYPPFLWVHADNVAGGLGIAHADVAKEALVDWDPEYLFIDVNTMTTDDEGAIGQLKHDPALQGLTAVKEGRVYGVLPYNFYMTNYETVLANAYFVGNVLYPDRFEDVDPVEKAEEIMTFFLGEPVFADLNSQYGNLGFTQIPI